From a single Hemitrygon akajei chromosome 28, sHemAka1.3, whole genome shotgun sequence genomic region:
- the LOC140717524 gene encoding histone H4: MSGRGKGGKGLGKGGAKRHRKVLRDNIQGITKPAIRRLARRGGVKRISGLIYEETRGVLKVFLENVIRDAVTYTEHAKRKTVTAMDVVYALKRQGRTLYGFGG, translated from the coding sequence ATGtctggcagagggaaaggaggcaaAGGACTGGGCAAAGGCGGAGCCAAGCGGCACCGTAAAGTGCTCCGTGAtaacatccagggcatcaccaAACCGGCCATCCGCCGTCTGGCTCGCCGTGGTGGCGTCAAGCGGATCTCGGGTCTGATCTACGAGGAGACCCGCGGGGTGCTGAAGGTTTTCCTGGAGAATGTGATCCGGGATGCGGTCACCTACACTGAACACGCCAAGCGCAAGACGGTCACTGCCATGGATGTGGTGTACGCTCTGAAACGCCAGGGCCGCACTCTCTATGGCTTCGGCGGCTGA
- the LOC140717523 gene encoding histone H2B-like, with product MPDPPKPAPKKGAKKALAKPASKSGKKRKRSRKESYAIYIYKVMKQVHPDTGISSKAMSIMNSFVSDIFERIAGEASRLAHYNKRSTISSREIQTAVRLLLPGELAKHAVSEGTKAVTKYTSSK from the coding sequence ATGCCTGATCCACCGAAACCCGCTCCCAAGAAGGGCGCCAAGAAAGCTCTGGCCAAACCGGCGAGCAAGTCTGGCAAGAAGCGCAAGAGGTCGAGGAAGGAGAGTTACGCCATCTACATCTACAAAGTGATGAAGCAGGTTCACCCCGACACCGGCATCTCCTCCAAGGCCATGAGCATCATGAATTCATTCGTGAGCGATATTTTCGAGCGCATCGCGGGTGAGGCTTCCCGCCTGGCCCATTACAACAAGCGGTCGACCATCAGCTCCCGGGAGATCCAGACCGCCGTGCGCCTGCTGCTGCCCGGGGAGCTGGCCAAGCACGCCGTGTCCGAAGGGACAAAGGCGGTGACCAAGTACACCAGCTCCAAGTAA